The following are encoded together in the Proteiniphilum saccharofermentans genome:
- a CDS encoding DUF5856 family protein, giving the protein MTGKGSYAQHIALDQAIDTLTGLLDRITETTYALKGDLDIVIPQTSVPGDIVKHATGFYEYVDSKRDLFTEDFSGSILDDIQEAIQQLLYRLVRLQ; this is encoded by the coding sequence GTGACAGGTAAAGGTAGTTATGCCCAGCATATTGCTCTGGATCAGGCTATAGATACTCTGACTGGCTTGCTGGACCGGATTACCGAAACTACTTACGCGTTGAAGGGTGATTTGGATATCGTGATTCCCCAAACTTCTGTCCCGGGAGATATTGTAAAGCACGCTACGGGCTTCTACGAGTATGTGGATTCCAAACGTGATTTGTTTACAGAAGACTTTTCAGGATCGATCCTCGATGATATCCAGGAAGCTATTCAACAGCTCCTTTACCGTCTTGTCAGATTGCAATAA
- a CDS encoding RNA polymerase sigma factor produces MIKKTDYFLLGLISEKDRKAFALLYDRYIKLIYKFVYQALNDQERTDDLIQEFWIKVWEDPSFLKCNEQGSVQSYMLRNLRFRVLDVYRETLKNMISIDQLEETMEFNYQDITAGLDERELLLVIREALDKQPYVVRKTFWLRINDWSVEETAKVLSVSKKTVYNKYSESLSIVRSHLKNNHPELIEDFNSTLNGKKIFSLRTLFF; encoded by the coding sequence ATGATTAAAAAGACGGATTATTTTTTGCTTGGGTTAATTTCGGAAAAGGATCGGAAAGCTTTTGCTTTGCTCTATGACCGTTATATCAAACTAATCTACAAATTTGTTTACCAGGCATTGAACGATCAGGAGCGAACAGACGATCTTATTCAGGAATTCTGGATAAAGGTGTGGGAAGATCCCTCTTTCCTGAAATGTAATGAACAGGGGTCAGTACAATCCTATATGTTGAGAAACCTTCGTTTCAGAGTGCTGGATGTGTATCGGGAAACATTGAAAAATATGATCTCCATAGATCAATTGGAAGAAACTATGGAGTTTAACTATCAGGATATTACTGCCGGATTGGATGAAAGAGAGTTATTACTGGTAATTCGTGAAGCATTGGATAAACAGCCCTATGTAGTGCGGAAAACATTCTGGTTGCGGATTAATGACTGGTCGGTGGAAGAAACTGCAAAAGTGTTGTCCGTGAGCAAAAAAACAGTATATAATAAATATTCGGAATCGCTGTCGATTGTGAGGTCGCATCTGAAAAATAACCATCCTGAGTTGATTGAGGACTTTAACTCGACCTTAAACGGAAAAAAGATATTTTCATTGCGTACCCTCTTTTTTTGA
- a CDS encoding copper homeostasis protein CutC: protein MNYKLEICANSVASCLEAQKGGAYRVELCAAIPEGGTTPSYGDITVARELLDIKLNVIIRPRSGDFLYSALEHRIMLKDIEIARQLGVDGVVIGCLTAEGEVDMERNRELIDAAGEMSVTFHRAFDMCHDPFDSLEKIISLGCHRILTSGQQQQAEQGVPLLKELVQRADDRIIIMPGSGINMNNITTIARETGAKEFHLSARKPVESAMIYRNPNIKMGGTAVVIEEYEQQVTNSNLVHNTLKALENLSI, encoded by the coding sequence ATGAATTACAAACTGGAAATCTGTGCCAACTCCGTCGCCAGTTGCCTGGAAGCCCAAAAGGGAGGTGCTTATCGGGTAGAACTATGTGCTGCCATCCCAGAAGGGGGCACCACCCCGTCGTATGGCGATATTACCGTGGCAAGGGAACTGTTGGATATCAAGCTGAATGTAATTATCCGTCCGAGAAGTGGAGACTTTCTCTATTCGGCACTGGAGCATAGGATCATGCTGAAAGATATCGAAATAGCCCGCCAACTGGGAGTCGACGGTGTAGTGATCGGATGCCTCACGGCAGAGGGTGAAGTGGATATGGAGCGGAACCGGGAACTGATTGACGCCGCGGGGGAGATGAGCGTCACCTTCCACCGTGCATTCGATATGTGTCATGATCCATTCGACAGTCTTGAAAAAATCATTTCTCTGGGATGCCATAGGATACTCACATCGGGGCAACAGCAACAGGCAGAACAAGGTGTTCCACTCCTGAAAGAGTTGGTGCAACGCGCGGACGACCGCATTATCATTATGCCCGGCAGTGGCATCAACATGAACAATATAACTACCATTGCAAGGGAGACCGGAGCAAAGGAGTTCCATCTTTCTGCAAGAAAACCGGTAGAAAGTGCCATGATCTATCGCAATCCCAATATCAAAATGGGAGGCACTGCGGTGGTGATTGAGGAATATGAACAACAGGTCACCAATTCGAATTTGGTACATAATACGTTGAAAGCGTTGGAAAATCTTTCAATTTAA
- a CDS encoding SusC/RagA family TonB-linked outer membrane protein: protein MGIKMDEMRRITLSVVILCWVSIGNLSATVQNVSSFPAESMIHRLERLNEIGKTTGQSVSYNATEIQNEEAPAFDAETNNMEEWLYKSLSQSEFTYEKRNNNHYLVVRNKQAEPEPEQTQPVSVLSGRVTDIHNEPLIGVNIVEKGTSNGTVTDIDGRYSLSVPTDAVIIFSYIGYTAQEIPRNGRSTIDIVLNEDSELLDEVVVVGYGTQRKVNLTGSVGVISSEDLIKRPIANVSTGLQGLVPGMTVTANANGGLPGQSNATIQIRGVGSRGNNNPLVLIDGAEGDMNIINPNDIESISVLKDAASAAIYGNRAANGVILITTKNISGNERAPRINIDTYYAVQTPTKLPKMADSPTFMAWENEAQANVGGIQNYTPEDIQKAIDGTDPNYYANTNWIDATFLSSAPQYNLNASIDGKARNMGYLLSYGYLNQEGLTVGKSTHTNRHNIRLKLNTRVANRFDITANMGYIDRQFSAPNASFDLTGGVLYNAMRTRPTVPVHFTDGRWGYGGGQSNQVAYLTDGGGQQFSSQEFTGNFTVKVDILRGWTASANYITRQSNSFRNLLSKTIHFYYPETNDIWYTTNTPNSIENRDYRTLSQTLFAQTDYELTIGDHSLNAMLGFQQEWQRADQFNALRRNLITEKDPILDFGSPDSQANSATANHWAMRSGFGRINYNFKERYLLEANLRYDLTSRFIKRNRAEWFPSFSGAWRISEEEFMSSTKDHIDQLKVRASWGILGNQFSTGSDNYPYMSRIASVTVPTIGTVANDGYAETYIGNPNLLWEMLHTTNIGIDANFLNNRLTFTGDYYIRKTRRMIYQRELPAVGGFPSVMDENGGEMQNKGWELEIGWQDRIGTDFTYGATFMLADVKNKITEWEGSIIGSDNITMVGYPNQALYGLVADGIAVPTDFEKYNPVSGRYENPKFPIMSGDAGLVQPGDIKYKDLDGDGVIDLDNDRKVVGSSIPRYTYSFKGNMGYKGFDFSFLFQGVGKVDGYIYGPARHAFTDQSTYPQWFHADRYQASNPNPNAAYPRFTYNQSYNQRFSTFWMENAAYLRLKNIQLGYTLPAKLTQKINVDRCRIYTSADNLLTLTNYFSSADPERPIQGGGNYPQIKTFVFGVNITLH, encoded by the coding sequence ATGGGAATTAAAATGGATGAAATGCGTAGGATCACCCTCTCAGTCGTGATATTGTGTTGGGTGAGTATTGGAAATTTGTCTGCCACTGTACAGAATGTCAGTAGTTTTCCTGCCGAGTCGATGATACACAGATTGGAGCGACTCAATGAAATTGGAAAAACTACAGGGCAATCCGTATCATACAATGCTACAGAGATTCAGAATGAAGAAGCTCCTGCATTTGATGCTGAAACCAATAATATGGAAGAGTGGCTGTATAAATCACTGAGCCAATCGGAATTTACATATGAGAAGAGGAATAATAACCATTACCTCGTTGTTCGAAATAAGCAGGCAGAACCCGAACCGGAACAAACACAGCCGGTGTCTGTTCTCTCCGGACGTGTAACAGATATACATAATGAGCCACTTATCGGTGTAAATATTGTAGAAAAAGGGACTTCCAACGGAACTGTGACCGATATAGACGGCCGGTATTCTTTATCCGTTCCTACCGATGCCGTGATCATATTTTCTTATATTGGATATACTGCCCAGGAAATACCTCGTAACGGCCGGAGCACGATAGACATCGTATTGAATGAAGATTCCGAATTACTCGATGAGGTGGTTGTGGTTGGGTATGGTACACAACGAAAAGTTAATTTGACAGGATCTGTAGGTGTAATCTCATCTGAAGACCTGATAAAGAGACCGATAGCCAATGTATCTACCGGTTTACAGGGACTTGTGCCTGGGATGACTGTTACAGCCAATGCAAACGGAGGATTACCGGGGCAATCCAATGCTACGATACAGATCCGGGGGGTCGGCTCAAGAGGCAACAATAATCCCCTTGTATTGATCGATGGTGCGGAAGGAGATATGAACATCATCAATCCGAACGATATCGAAAGCATCTCAGTATTAAAGGATGCTGCTTCTGCAGCTATCTATGGGAACAGGGCCGCCAACGGAGTTATCCTGATTACAACAAAAAACATATCGGGGAACGAACGTGCACCACGTATCAACATTGACACATATTATGCCGTGCAAACACCCACCAAGCTCCCAAAAATGGCTGACAGCCCTACATTCATGGCATGGGAAAATGAGGCTCAGGCAAATGTGGGAGGCATTCAGAATTATACACCGGAAGATATTCAGAAAGCCATTGACGGAACAGATCCCAATTATTATGCTAACACCAACTGGATTGACGCAACATTTTTATCATCAGCTCCGCAATACAACCTGAATGCCAGTATCGACGGGAAAGCACGAAATATGGGCTATCTGCTTTCTTACGGTTACCTGAATCAGGAGGGTTTGACCGTGGGCAAATCTACACATACAAACCGGCACAATATCAGGTTAAAACTCAATACAAGAGTAGCCAACCGTTTCGATATTACAGCTAATATGGGCTATATTGACCGCCAATTCTCTGCACCAAATGCGTCTTTCGACCTTACCGGAGGTGTATTGTATAACGCTATGCGGACACGACCCACCGTACCTGTGCACTTTACTGATGGCCGATGGGGTTACGGGGGCGGACAAAGCAATCAGGTAGCCTATCTTACCGACGGAGGTGGGCAACAATTCTCTTCACAGGAATTTACAGGTAATTTCACAGTAAAAGTAGATATTCTCAGAGGATGGACCGCTTCGGCCAATTATATCACACGCCAGTCAAACAGTTTCAGAAACCTGTTAAGTAAGACCATTCATTTCTACTATCCGGAAACGAATGACATCTGGTACACAACGAACACCCCTAACTCTATAGAAAACAGAGACTATCGTACCTTAAGCCAAACTCTATTCGCACAAACCGATTATGAATTAACTATCGGCGATCACTCTCTCAACGCGATGCTTGGATTTCAACAGGAATGGCAGAGAGCCGACCAGTTCAATGCTCTCAGAAGAAACCTGATCACGGAAAAAGACCCAATCCTTGACTTTGGTTCACCTGATTCTCAAGCTAACAGCGCAACAGCCAACCATTGGGCAATGCGTTCCGGATTTGGACGTATCAATTACAATTTCAAGGAACGTTATTTATTGGAAGCCAACCTGCGGTATGATCTTACCTCCCGCTTCATCAAAAGGAACAGGGCGGAATGGTTTCCCTCATTCTCAGGGGCGTGGCGTATTTCCGAAGAAGAGTTTATGAGTTCTACAAAGGATCATATAGATCAATTGAAAGTCCGTGCCTCATGGGGTATATTAGGTAATCAGTTCTCAACCGGATCGGACAACTATCCATATATGTCCCGTATCGCCAGTGTTACTGTTCCCACCATAGGTACTGTAGCCAACGACGGGTATGCCGAAACCTATATCGGTAACCCCAATCTGTTATGGGAAATGCTGCATACAACCAATATCGGGATTGATGCCAACTTCTTGAACAACCGTTTAACTTTTACCGGAGATTACTATATACGTAAAACCCGGCGAATGATATACCAGAGAGAGTTGCCCGCCGTAGGTGGATTTCCCTCGGTCATGGATGAAAACGGAGGAGAAATGCAAAACAAAGGCTGGGAACTTGAGATTGGCTGGCAAGACCGTATAGGAACAGATTTCACCTATGGAGCCACATTTATGCTGGCAGATGTGAAAAATAAAATTACCGAATGGGAAGGCTCCATTATCGGATCTGATAATATTACTATGGTCGGTTATCCCAATCAGGCCCTTTACGGATTGGTTGCCGACGGAATTGCCGTGCCAACTGATTTTGAAAAATACAATCCTGTTTCAGGGAGATATGAAAATCCCAAATTCCCCATCATGTCGGGAGACGCCGGATTGGTACAACCAGGTGATATAAAGTACAAGGACCTGGATGGTGACGGTGTCATTGATCTTGATAATGACCGGAAAGTGGTAGGTAGTTCCATTCCCCGCTATACTTACTCTTTTAAGGGGAACATGGGGTACAAGGGATTCGATTTCAGTTTCCTGTTTCAGGGAGTAGGAAAAGTAGACGGATATATTTACGGACCTGCCCGCCATGCATTCACTGACCAGTCGACCTATCCACAATGGTTCCATGCCGATCGGTATCAGGCATCCAATCCCAATCCCAATGCAGCTTATCCGCGCTTCACATACAATCAGAGCTACAACCAGCGCTTTTCTACTTTCTGGATGGAAAATGCGGCCTATCTCCGGTTAAAGAATATACAATTAGGATATACGCTTCCGGCCAAACTAACTCAGAAAATCAATGTCGATCGGTGCCGGATATATACATCTGCCGATAATTTACTGACGCTTACGAATTATTTTTCTTCGGCCGATCCCGAAAGACCGATTCAGGGTGGAGGAAACTATCCGCAAATCAAGACATTTGTTTTCGGCGTAAATATTACTCTTCATTAA
- the nfo gene encoding deoxyribonuclease IV, whose product MKFIGAHISASGGVENAPLNAHAIRAKAFAFFTKNQRQWFASPYTQQNIDLFKSRCEELGYSPDHILPHDSYLINLGHPEEEALKKSRGAFNDEMKRCEHLGLNRFNFHPGSHLNQMPVDACLDRIAESINIALEKTNGVTAVIENTAGQGTNLGYTFEQIAHIIDKVDDKSRVGVCLDTAHTLAAGYEIRTREGYDETFSRFDRIVGFHYLKGMHINDSKKELATRVDRHDSLGKGVMGMDMFSFIVNDPRLDDLPLILETPDESLWAEEIQLLYSLQK is encoded by the coding sequence ATGAAATTTATCGGAGCTCATATCAGTGCATCAGGTGGTGTGGAGAATGCACCCCTCAACGCGCACGCCATCAGGGCAAAGGCATTTGCTTTCTTTACGAAGAACCAGCGTCAGTGGTTTGCATCACCCTATACCCAACAGAATATCGACCTTTTTAAGTCGCGTTGCGAAGAACTGGGTTATTCACCCGATCATATTCTTCCGCACGACAGTTATCTGATCAATCTGGGCCATCCTGAAGAAGAGGCCCTGAAGAAATCAAGGGGAGCCTTTAATGATGAGATGAAACGCTGCGAACATCTGGGATTGAACCGGTTTAATTTCCATCCGGGAAGCCACCTGAATCAAATGCCGGTCGATGCCTGCCTAGACCGGATTGCCGAGTCGATCAACATAGCACTTGAAAAGACGAATGGAGTGACAGCCGTTATCGAGAATACCGCCGGGCAGGGGACCAACCTTGGGTACACTTTCGAGCAGATTGCCCATATTATCGATAAGGTAGATGATAAGAGTAGGGTAGGTGTCTGCCTCGATACGGCACACACTCTCGCTGCCGGTTATGAGATCAGAACGAGAGAAGGGTATGATGAGACGTTCAGCCGGTTCGACCGGATAGTGGGTTTCCACTATTTAAAAGGGATGCATATCAATGACTCGAAAAAAGAGCTGGCAACTCGGGTAGACAGGCACGACAGCCTCGGTAAGGGAGTGATGGGTATGGATATGTTCTCTTTTATCGTGAACGATCCGCGGCTCGACGATCTGCCGTTAATCCTTGAGACCCCGGATGAATCGCTCTGGGCCGAAGAAATCCAATTGCTTTACTCGCTGCAAAAATAA
- a CDS encoding glycoside hydrolase family 20 protein, with amino-acid sequence MKRIKQSIIAIVIALLTVSCNTGGSGTAEANYEVVPLPNEINIKEGIPFTFSGSTRIVYPEGNEKMQRNAEFLAEYMELSTGIKPVVTIDIHDQNAVILSTGLKNENPEAYQITVDEQTIRIDGASEAAVFYGIQTLRKATPVEKKGAVSYAPATIIDAPRFGYRGSMLDIARHFQPVEFVKKYINLLALHNINRFHWHLTDDQGWRIQIDAYPKLTEVGSMRKETVIGRNSGGYDGIPHGGFYTKEELKEIVAYAQERYITVIPEVDLPGHMLAALAAYPELGCTGGPYEVEGSWGVFDDVLCAGNDSTYIFLEAVLTEVMEIFPSEYIHIGGDESPKTRWEECPRCQARIKELGLKDHDGNTAEHYLQSYVTARMEQFLNSHGRRIIGWDEILEGELAPNATVMSWRGMGGGIEAAQMGHDVIMTPTTYAYFDYYQTHNTEEELFGIGGYLPIEQVYSFEPAPETLTPAQRRHILGAQANLWTEYIKTPDHVEYMLLPRLAAMSEVQWMQPEKKDYQQFLKRLPRLLKLYDKLGYNYARHIFDVQATLTSNTDKNALDVEFSTIDNAPVYYTLDGSEPTETSTRYEGRFSIQEDATLKAVAIREGGENSRLFNETIKVTKSTYKPIELLTKPASGYAYTGATMLVDGLNGSSTNYRTGRWMGFQRDDLVAVIDMLEPAEISTAEVRTAVVTGDWIFNASAIEIATSDDNKHFTTVATKKIVDDATDNYEGIFTHDVSFDPVIARYFKVTVKTSVIPEWHPGKGGKGFIFVDEIRLD; translated from the coding sequence ATGAAGAGAATCAAACAATCGATCATTGCCATAGTGATCGCTCTGCTTACTGTGTCCTGTAATACGGGTGGCAGTGGTACGGCAGAAGCCAATTATGAAGTAGTCCCCTTACCCAACGAAATTAACATAAAGGAGGGAATTCCTTTCACATTTTCAGGAAGTACCAGGATCGTCTATCCGGAAGGTAATGAAAAGATGCAACGCAATGCCGAGTTCCTGGCGGAATATATGGAATTATCCACGGGAATCAAACCGGTTGTCACGATTGACATTCATGATCAGAACGCCGTTATCCTGTCCACAGGATTAAAAAATGAAAATCCCGAAGCATACCAAATCACCGTCGACGAGCAAACCATCCGGATTGACGGTGCCTCTGAAGCTGCGGTATTCTACGGTATCCAAACATTGCGCAAGGCCACTCCTGTGGAGAAAAAAGGAGCTGTTTCCTATGCCCCTGCCACGATTATCGATGCACCCCGTTTCGGTTACCGCGGCTCAATGCTCGACATAGCCCGCCACTTCCAGCCGGTGGAATTTGTAAAGAAATATATCAATCTGCTGGCACTGCATAATATCAACCGTTTCCACTGGCATCTGACCGACGACCAGGGATGGAGGATACAGATCGATGCGTACCCGAAACTAACAGAAGTAGGATCGATGCGTAAAGAAACGGTGATCGGCCGTAACAGCGGTGGATATGACGGTATACCACACGGTGGTTTCTATACAAAAGAAGAACTCAAAGAAATAGTGGCATACGCACAAGAACGCTATATTACCGTGATCCCCGAAGTGGACCTTCCCGGACATATGCTGGCAGCACTGGCTGCTTATCCTGAATTGGGATGTACCGGCGGACCATACGAAGTAGAGGGATCATGGGGGGTATTTGATGATGTACTCTGCGCAGGAAACGATTCTACCTATATCTTCCTTGAAGCGGTATTGACAGAGGTGATGGAGATATTCCCGTCAGAGTATATCCATATCGGTGGGGATGAATCGCCGAAAACACGTTGGGAAGAATGCCCCCGCTGCCAGGCACGGATCAAGGAACTGGGACTGAAGGACCACGACGGAAATACTGCAGAACACTACTTGCAGAGTTATGTGACGGCCCGCATGGAACAATTCCTGAACAGCCACGGAAGAAGAATCATCGGATGGGATGAGATTCTCGAAGGTGAACTGGCTCCCAATGCTACCGTGATGTCGTGGCGCGGTATGGGTGGAGGTATTGAAGCTGCACAGATGGGACATGATGTGATCATGACACCTACCACTTATGCTTATTTCGATTATTATCAGACGCACAATACCGAAGAGGAACTTTTTGGCATTGGCGGATACCTCCCTATTGAACAGGTTTATAGCTTTGAACCGGCACCGGAAACACTTACTCCTGCACAAAGAAGACATATCCTCGGAGCACAGGCCAATCTCTGGACCGAATATATCAAAACACCTGATCATGTGGAGTATATGCTCTTACCCAGACTGGCTGCCATGAGCGAGGTACAGTGGATGCAACCCGAAAAGAAAGATTATCAGCAATTCCTAAAACGATTGCCGAGACTGCTGAAGCTTTATGACAAACTGGGATATAACTATGCCAGACATATCTTTGATGTGCAGGCCACACTTACTTCCAATACCGACAAGAATGCCCTTGATGTGGAATTCTCCACCATTGACAATGCTCCGGTATATTACACCCTGGATGGCAGTGAACCGACGGAAACCTCAACACGTTATGAAGGCAGATTCTCCATACAGGAGGACGCCACACTGAAAGCAGTCGCCATCCGTGAAGGAGGAGAAAATAGCCGCCTCTTCAATGAGACAATCAAAGTCACCAAGTCGACCTATAAACCTATCGAGTTATTGACAAAACCAGCCTCCGGCTATGCTTATACAGGGGCAACCATGTTGGTGGACGGCCTAAATGGCAGCAGCACCAATTACCGCACCGGACGATGGATGGGTTTTCAACGGGACGATCTTGTAGCAGTAATCGATATGCTGGAACCTGCGGAAATCAGTACTGCTGAAGTCCGTACTGCTGTGGTTACCGGCGATTGGATCTTCAATGCTTCGGCCATTGAGATAGCCACTTCTGACGACAACAAGCATTTCACGACGGTAGCCACGAAGAAGATTGTAGACGATGCAACAGATAATTATGAAGGGATTTTCACCCATGATGTTTCATTTGACCCGGTGATTGCCCGCTATTTCAAGGTGACGGTGAAAACCTCTGTGATACCCGAATGGCATCCCGGAAAAGGAGGAAAAGGATTTATCTTTGTAGATGAAATAAGATTAGACTAA
- a CDS encoding FecR family protein: MDKDKLPEKNNEEKFLLKYFLRRIHNNETTQKEKNVIELLKQSYEPARGIRRLTDKGLKKAIARNRKQIMKEIGTSQYSKGKTIRRIPLVIGSSAAAIALLLILLTFPFTKDPSLTDTTAIPSESSSIEKQFTTGNDMKKIVLADGSTIFLNQGTTISLRQGKFNAHTREIWLDEGEAFFDVKKEASRPFIVHTPNGISTQVLGTSFNIRAYAQLEEQVISVNTGRVQVYDEKENKIILDPDYKVSVKNGNNEFVAGKTDAGNISAWRSGTIMLEQATIREVAFRLKQAFNITLIYDHAVNDNERIVTSFTLNTPQEEVLTTICKLYNVHYKRNNNRVELIK, from the coding sequence ATGGATAAAGATAAGTTGCCTGAAAAAAATAATGAAGAAAAATTTTTATTAAAATATTTTCTTCGGCGCATTCATAACAATGAAACTACTCAAAAGGAGAAAAATGTTATAGAGTTATTAAAGCAGTCTTATGAACCGGCTAGAGGAATAAGAAGATTAACCGACAAGGGGTTAAAGAAGGCCATCGCAAGGAACCGGAAACAAATCATGAAAGAGATCGGGACCTCCCAATATTCCAAAGGAAAGACTATACGGCGCATTCCTTTAGTTATAGGAAGCAGTGCCGCCGCAATTGCTTTACTTCTTATCTTATTGACATTCCCGTTCACCAAAGATCCATCTCTTACAGATACAACAGCGATACCGTCGGAATCTTCTTCGATTGAAAAACAATTTACAACCGGTAACGATATGAAAAAGATCGTACTGGCCGACGGCTCTACCATTTTCCTCAATCAGGGAACAACTATCAGCCTGCGACAGGGAAAATTCAACGCTCATACCCGTGAAATATGGCTGGATGAAGGAGAAGCATTCTTCGATGTGAAAAAAGAGGCAAGCCGGCCTTTTATCGTTCATACTCCCAATGGGATCAGTACACAGGTATTAGGTACTTCTTTCAATATAAGAGCATATGCCCAATTGGAAGAACAGGTAATCTCGGTCAATACGGGCCGGGTACAGGTATATGATGAAAAAGAGAATAAAATTATCCTGGATCCGGATTATAAAGTCTCTGTCAAAAACGGGAATAACGAGTTTGTAGCCGGTAAAACAGATGCCGGAAACATATCTGCATGGCGGTCGGGAACAATTATGCTGGAACAGGCAACCATCAGGGAAGTTGCTTTCAGGCTGAAACAGGCATTTAATATTACCCTGATCTACGATCATGCTGTAAATGACAACGAAAGGATAGTAACATCATTTACTTTAAACACACCACAAGAAGAAGTACTTACCACAATATGTAAATTATATAATGTGCATTATAAAAGAAATAACAACAGAGTTGAATTGATTAAATAG